From Nicotiana tabacum cultivar K326 chromosome 22, ASM71507v2, whole genome shotgun sequence, one genomic window encodes:
- the LOC107763671 gene encoding membrane-bound transcription factor site-2 protease homolog has translation MEGRRFRRFSRWQRSNETLLPMSINRLSNTISCWYCDYKSSILNEPLFHFGRRYSRCLKAWFSMGVGFSLAVLAAVTMILLYEIGQILCLYYSNSQMSYVMSGYLLGFSSMISGLTISLADIGYLCISSIISVSVHELGHALAAASEGIQMEYIAVFLASLFPGALVAFNHELLLALSKVSALRIYCAGVWHNAALCAVCAWALFVEPLILSPFYIHDEGRMVLDVSPTSPLSGYLSPGDVIISLDGIRINNLQEWSQMIAILTEHYENSQNHSLPGNSMKTSVGKGYCVPYSLIEESKHISLKGNETSCPDELSPFITIQCLDQAMPDDDNLEVNHQRDGGELHCLYATDILNLEKCGDGWGRIRNNRSSCLCSKDKACFVPLLSTGVAWVEIAYSNPPLQCSQLGTMRVVDDDNSRENPCVKTFVFVGDVNSMKPSVLLTSYQPRWSAKFGAHLPYVLEKFLMFTFNVSLALALLNSLPVYFLDGEAISEVIIHYLRFLSSRRRRTILQYFLLGGTVASILIIFVQVFLVLL, from the exons ATGGAAGGCAGACGATTTCGAAGGTTTAGCAGATGGCAAAGAAGCAATGAGACTCTATTGCCTATGAGCATTAATCGCCTATCCAACACTATCTCTTGTTG GTATTGTGACTACAAGTCGTCAATATTGAATGAACCCCTGTTTCATTTCGGACGAAGATACTCAAG GTGCTTGAAAGCTTGGTTCTCAATGGGTGTTGGATTTAGTCTTGCCGTGTTGGCTGCAGTTACTATG ATTCTTTTGTATGAAATCGGCCAGATACTGTGTCTCTATTATAGCAACTCTCAGATGAGCTATGTTATGAGTGGATATCTGTTGGGGTTTTCTTCTATG ATATCAGGCTTGACCATCTCACTGGCTGACATTGGATATCTGTGCATATCTTCCATCATATCAGTTTCAGTGCATGAACTTGGCCACGCTCTAGCTGCTGCAAG TGAGGGGATACAGATGGAGTACATAGCTGTATTTCTGGCTTCATTATTTCCAGGCGCTCTTGTGGCATTCAATCACGAGTTATTGCTGGCATTATCCAAAGTTTCTGCTCTTCGTATATACTGTGCTGGCGTTTGGCATAATGCAGCT CTCTGTGCTGTTTGTGCTTGGGCGTTGTTTGTTGAACCCTTGATCTTGTCTCCATTTTACATTCATGATGAAGGCAGGAT GGTGCTGGATGTGTCTCCAACATCGCCATTGTCTGGCTATTTATCTCCTGGTGATGTCATAATATCATTGGATGGCATCCGCATCAATAATCTTCAGGAGTGGTCGCAAATGATTGCTATACTAACTGAGCACTATGAAAACTCTCAGAATCACAGCCTTCCTGGGAACTCTATGAAAACAAGTGTTGGTAAAGGCTACTGTGTTCCCTATTCTTTGATTGAAGAGAGCAAACATATTTCGTTGAAAGGCAATGAAACTTCTTGCCCAGATGAATTAAGTCCATTTATTACCATTCAATGCTTGGATCAGGCCATGCCTGATGATGATAATCTTGAGGTTAACCATCAAAGGGATGGAGGTGAACTCCACTGCTTGTATGCAACGGATATATTAAACCTTGAGAAATGTGGTGATGGTTGGGGTAGAATTCGTAACAACAGGAGCAGCTGCTTGTGTTCCAAG GACAAAGCATGCTTTGTTCCACTTTTGTCGACCGGTGTAGCATGGGTGGAGATAGCATATTCAAATCCTCCTCTGCAATGCTCGCAACTTGGAACAATGCGTGTTGTTGACGATGATAACTCAAGGGAGAACCCCTGTGTTAAGACTTTTGTTTTTGTGGGTGATGTAAATTCAATGAAGCCTTCAGTTCTTTTGACTTCATATCAACCTCGTTGGTCCGCTAAATTTGGTGCACATCTTCCATACGTACTGGAAAAGTTTTTGATGTTCACCTTTAATGTCTCTTTGGCCCTTGCACTTCTCAACAGCCTGCCG GTGTATTTCCTTGATGGTGAGGCGATCTCAGAGGTGATTATACACTACTTAAGGTTCCTAAGTTCTAGGAGGAGGAGAACCATTCTTCAGTATTTCCTATTGGGTGGGACCGTTGCATCTATTCTTATTATCTTCGTTCAGGTTTTCCTTGTTTTATTATGA